tgaggaaatgtgtgaacaacccggagaagcatgtatctcatgagatcattgatgtgcaaccagatctcacctacagagaatggcccgtaaagatattggaagagtctgaaaggaggacccgtcagaaaacgataaatttttcaaggttcagtggagcaaccacactgaggatgaagctacatgggaaagagaagattttcttcaggcagagtacccatatttggctttttcaaccttttatttgatttgagggatgttttttaaaaaaaaattaagaactctccctctcaaaatattttcttttatgacaagtgttttgttttggattcacccaagacttgattttggtcttggaggtttttcatctaaTGTTGGCTCATTtgtttttcatttggaaaaaatatatttttaaaaatcttttaaatagccctatggcatttggagtgatcttctcccctcttcaaaaatccctcttgccatgacccaagtggaaatcccctcccataagcctttccccatctttggatcatgatatacttcaaatccagcaagttgaacctccccatgttcttccttccatttattttttctcaaaaataatttctgccttctatttcTACTCTTGGAGAttttcaaaggagctaccctttctactttgagttCTGCCTCCAAACTAATTTACCTAGCTAGttctttgagccctcaaccaagatccatgaagatccactggtctccagttcaaatatttcaaattatgcttgctgcaagtttggaccagatttaacaaatttgatgaaattcatttgaattcttctcctaaaaatctgagaaaattcaggcagcctctgggtgcattgagaggtcacctcaccaagtcccagctccaggaaattttttcttcatgccaaatcatttcgtcgaacacctacaGAGCACTGTtctgtcaagttcagttaacagtttcaggaacactgtcgttttcttcagaaactgttttccatctcgccagtaccgcggtggcgccttgcgccctgttctctccttcttatccctgcgccacACGATCCCCTGGAGGCtagcggacgtcggcgacgagcaggaggaggtgcgccaccccgtgagcgacggcagcggcggctttgcggctgccagagagaggcgcagcatggacggtgccgcccagcgccgcccaagccacccgaggccgccgcgtgtccctccactcacccgtgcgcgctgccacccttcgtcgtgaactggtaggcgtggagcgcgctctctgccgccgccgtgcccgtacggtcGCCCCGTCGAGGCTCGGCACATTACGCCTTGCCCAACCGAAGTTTAGTGGTGGAACAAcaccagtgaacctccctgatgctgcctggccacttaaaccccctgcccaacctctgcctcgccgtaatcgctcgccggagctttcccgttcacggccaccccctcggatcgcctataaatagaggccccgagctcgaactcgaactcACACCACCCCTAcgcaccaccaataccacgccaagccactggaggagccccgagggagccttcttccccaactccggccgcctcgacccgccacgggacccagctcgattcgctcccgtgcgtgcacctctgcctctcagctcttgccagtagcttccttatgcatccacCCTCCTGActcgcgcttcaatttggagtttgcagtgcccaccggagttctccaccatcgcccgagccaccgtccgccggagaaagtgtcgccgtcgacgtggtgctctccgacgaccaagtccaccacccaccgacgcggaaggacaccctgaaactcttggtaccctccgatctccctacctctccgtggttcgacgccggctaccaccgcagccttcgggcgccggcgaagttttaaacctgacatgtgggaccccccccccccgtcagcctctcttctgtttcccctctcgaaccgttttctgttggcgccttcgggcaaatgcgttttctctttgagctggcgcatttctttccgaaccgttttctgttttctcagtcaagtccctggatcttttctgttttatcacagattagtccctggactaaaacccttataactttttaataaaagatgatttttgattgattctttttttgtcagtcttatatttttgtctagttttttatagtatttatttggaaaaaatttgtaacaacttttatgcacgcgatggttttcacgttagtatacgttgtcgctataccgtaggttccggaggaggtgacggagccgcgaacttcgccgagctagactccgacttctccgaaccaggcaagcatgtttgaaccttcgaTATGACAGGtattttgcatgtttgcttgaatggttgtgcatggcatatgagcatcggtgagtatctcgttgcatgtcaggcaactatccgtgtgttccgaagttactgtgacctctgatgagagatggcctagtcatgtggtgacctgaaaggcagtaaggtggtattgttgtagcatgccagccttacgacacCCGATAAACtccaacgttaacgtggactgagtcacgttatcattcttcccctttcgtgctaccacatgttttctgcaaggaatacggtttagtaagttgttaacctctttccatgtacacaccaaatagaggggccgggatgagggttccatggccctggattaaagccagtcatccggtcagggggcatgggtgtttccggttgggaccgagaggggggcaccccttagagcgagcgtatataaatttgatcccatgctacgcgaggttgtagcctccccgtctcaaggtttttcttgaacgttgccgagggtgattcctggcatcggaatgttgaatgggtgtgtactggttagatgtgtttctcctaaaacaccgtaaacggaactagtccctgtgactactgaaatccgttggctgtggttaaagtacaaactttgcAGAGTCAAATCCCCCCCGAATCATCATGcccatggtcaaggaccgtggccAGTGTATCCATATCTTTGACaaatcctcgtggtaaatccccggtgtacaagcttgagtggtaaacccggttgcattattattcttgtggatggactaacctttattttatcttgtacctgaatattcccttaCAATGATTTAAATTCAAGAGCTACTGAGATATTTAAGTTATTTAAGTcatttgatataagccctttatgtgatgtcgctcagacgtccgactgtggcatgctcgttatttacatttgatataagccctttatgtgatgtcgctcagacgtccgactgtggcatgctcgtTATTTACATTCgatacaagccctttatgtgatgtcgctcagacgtccgactgtaaCACCTTTTTTTAACAAACAGAGGATATATGCGTGATTAAATAAAAAATAAGGGTTGCTTTTGTAAAAGAGCATGCCACGTCACCCCTGACGCACGGGTCCCAGCGGTCAGATACACCGTCAATACGCGCTTATACGGTTGTTAGACCGTTTTGCAACACTTAGGCTTAGAGTTGGTACTACATGGCAAAAAAAATGACTAATGGTACTGATTCGTTACGACGTGCCGAAGTGTGGTAGTTCCCTGCAATTAACTCGTTTTGCTTCTTCAATGAAGATAGTATTACTCATTATGTACAACATTACCAGGTTATGTTAATGGCCAGCGGTTCAAGCAAGTAGCCATTTAAGGGCAACCGAAGCTGTTTAGTCCTTTTCATCACCATTTGGACAAGATGAAATGATTCAGACAACATCAACTGAACTAAAATGATGTTTCCCTAGAAAGAAAAAAACTGAGTGATGTTGTTCAGCCTCCACAGTTGTAAGTTCATCAATGAACAGAACTAAAATATACTCCTTCAGCCTTCGTGTTACAAACATTTTTGTTTCCCACAAATTTATGAGTGTAGTTGCTTACACAAATTTCAACCTATTGCTGGTTGGCTACATCTCAGGATGGCAAGACGCATCTACGTAGTTTTCGCTAGACCCGAGTAACAACAGTTGTGCGCCTTTTCCAAGCACATCAAAATACCATTTAGTAATGTGCATGAGAAAACAAGTTCAAAATCGTTTCGAGATACTTAATTTGAAGCAGCAGACTGTGAGACATTAGTATCGTAGAATGGCACATGAACATCTGAGTTACAATAATTCCTTTATGAAAATGTTCACATTGATGAACTTGGGTTTCAGAGCAGCAACACAAGCAATCAACAAAATTGCCTAATTCTGGATTTGGAAATTAAGCAATTTGCAATTAAGCTTAACCCAATCTAGTAATATAACAAGTGTGCTGACAGAGCAAATCACATAAGGCACACTAGAAAGATCTAGCATTTTTTTTGGAACGAAGGCTCAAGAAGAGCCCGGTTTTGAATTAAGAAAGCCATCAACCAGCCAGGATAACAAACTCGAAACCAAtacaagaaaacaaaaaaaaaagacaAGATACAAAGGCGCTGGAAAGCAGCTCACAAGCCTCACACACACCAAGCTAAATATGATCAAACATGAAGACACGCAGCTCGGAGACGTGAAGGTCCTCAGTCGCGGACAAGTCACCAGGGGAGTAGGAGAATGTCAGCACATGAGCTGCACTTCCGACGGCGAGGAAGGGCACGCCGTCGCCAAATCACCAGCGGCCCCGACATGCCATGTCCTCCCAGCTCCACTGTCAAAGAGGTCCCTGCCTtctcacctggctcgaaggcgcCGAACCGTTGATAGTGTAGCAGTTCACCCTAGAACCTGGGAGGAAGGACACCGGCAGGCTGCATCTGGAAAGGAACCGAGCTCACCCGACTAGCCACGGAATGCTCACCTAGAGCAGAGCAAAACCCACAGACTGAACACGAATGAGAAAGAAATTTGAATAATATAATAACAACACAAAGAAAGGAAGAATTGTAGGTACGCATAACCAGCCTCTTGCCCTCCTGTAGCCTGGCCAAATGGGCCGGCCCGGCACGTCTCGGCACGGTCCGGCTTGAGTTAGACAGGCCAGGCATGTCACGGCGCGACCAGACATGCTTAGTATGTGGGCCGCGCTGGGCCAACACATGTGCTGACCTCCGTGGCCTAGACACGACATACTATTAAACGGGCCGACCCATCGGCACGTTTAGCCGCCAACCCACCTATTATTCAACATATTGGGCTGCCTATGGGCCTATTGGCATATTGGGCTGCCTATCGGCCCAATTAACCATGTTCCCGGTCGGCACATCACGAGCCGGGCACACGTGCTAACGTGTCGGCCTGCCAGACACGGCCTAGTTGGCCAGGTTTCGTGTACACCATGGCAATGCTGAAGAGGAACACAAGCGTCTTGTGCTTCGTGGCCACCCTCATGATGGTCATGGCTATTATTACCTTTGTTCTCTCCTTATGCGATACCCACAAACAGGTTGATAAGTGAATTTTATCATGGTGGTCACGCTCAACCAATAACGTAAGCCAAAGGCGGAAGAAAATGAGAACTCCACGGATATTTTGTTCAGAAGAATTGAAAATTTCCCAAAATTTAAATTTGTTCATTGACCCATATACTTGTTTCTCTTTTGTGATGCAATACTGAAATATGGCGAGTCAAGCAAAAGCAAAGAAAACAACATCTCACAATCCATACAATACTTTTCAGATGCGAAAATATATGTCACTCATAGGAAGTACCCAGTAAATGTGCATTCGAGAGATGCCACGAGAGGAAAAATAGTGGAAACCATCTTGCATGTGCGTGGCCTTGTGAGGCTGACGACGATCTTGCAACAAAAGGGCAAGATAGTGATGCATGGCAGGAGCCGTGCTCCCATCCAAACAGAGAATCCAACGTGGGCTGACAGAGATTCCATTTTATTTGATTTTCACTTCAAAACCAAAACACAGCTGAACAAAGAAGCGCAAATCATCCGCAAGTTAATTAACAACCATGCAAATCCATCCATACCAGGGTTTTCCATCAGAAAATCATACTAGTACGTACTAGGGTTCATGTGCAGATCGATAGGCCATCGTGATTGGCTAGATAGGTTAGCGGCGAGGCCGGGCTAATTCACGCCAACTTAGTGAGACAAAGGCGCAGATGGAGCTCGCCGGACTCTCCTCCGTGCAGCATGTTGGGGCTGACATGGGCGTGGAGCCAGCCCTGGTCCATGTCCACGGCGCCGGGGACGGAGCAGCTGGCCACCGTCGCCTTCAGCCTGAAGCTGCACCCGAGCGGCTGGCGCGGGGGTGCCGGAGGGCCGTCCACCCAGAGCACGCCCGTGTACAGGGGCTTCGCGTCCGCGTCCGCGTCGGCGTTGCCCCTGACGCACACGACGGTGACGGGGCGGCGGCCGCCCGGCTCCCTGGCGGCGCCCACGGCCAGGAGGAACACGCGGCCGTCCTCCGCGACTAGCAGGCGGCGCTGGTCCTCCTCGGACGACGCCGGCACGACGAACGGCTGGGGCACCTCGTACCTGATCTTCTCCACGGGCCACGCGTGCGCGCCGGACGGCGAGGCGAGGTGGCGCACGAGCTTGGCCGGCGAGCCCACGAAGCGGCAGTCGAAGCAGTAGCAGGGCGCGTGCTTGCAGCTGGCCTTGTGGTCGGCGGCCGAGTGGTAGGGGATGCCGTCCATGGCCCAGCCGTGTCCCTTGTAGAGGCACGGCACCTTGTAGGCGTCGACCACGCCGTCCATGAAGCGGGAGCGGGTGTAGGACACGGCGTGCCCGCATGGACCGCAGCGCTTGTTCGTGCCGccgttgccgtcgccgccgctgacgCAGGCCTGGCACACGAAATGCTCGCTCCCGCACTGCAATCCACAACCACAAGTCGATGTCCGTATGATTCAACCTTCAGCTTCCTTCCATGGGTAATTCTAGCTACTAGTTCGAATGTAGGAGTCGGAGCGATGATTACCCTGAACACCGGAGGCTTGAGGGGGGCCAGACAGGCGGCGCAGTGAAACAGCTTCTTCGGCAAGGCCAAGCTGACGGCCTCCACCTCTTCCGCCTCCACGGCTGCCATTGCCGCATCTTCTTGCTCGGCCACTTCGTCTTCGGCTTCACCACGCGGACTGGCCTCACAATGGCCACTGGACTGGTCGGCTCCAGGTCCACCACCGTGGCAGCTGAACTGGgggcggccggcgacggcgccatgGCGGCAACTGGAGTGGTCACCACAACCGTGGCGGCTGGCGTAGTCATGTCTCCCTCCGTCGTGGCCGCTGGACTGGGCGGCATGGCGGCCAGAGGAGTGGTCACCGCGGCCGTAGTGGCCGGCTTTGCCATGGCAACAGGGCTGGGCGCCGCCGGTGCCGATGGTGCCACGGTGGCCACCGGGCTGCAGGGTAGCGCCACGACGCTCGACTTCTTGCCGCCGCCCCCCTCCGCATTCATGGAGCGGCGTGACCTCTTCTTGTGCTGCTGCTCCTCCATAGAGATCGACCGGTGCGCGCACCTGAAATTTTGACCGGCCGGAGAGGGGATCGTACCACAACTATTGGAGAGAGAGAGTTACTGGAAGAAGAGGCTAGCTGTGGTGGGCAGGGCACCGTTGTTGGGTTGCTCTGCTTTCACCAATGGTGTGAAGTGAAGGTAAAGTGTTCACTGTCTCCTTGCTACAGTAGTTCAGCTGACGCCAAGTCCCAACAACCATATCTTGTGCTACTTTCATAAAGGGTCTTTCACTCTTTGTGCTGCAACATAGGaatttttgtagtgattttggtGTGTTTTATGCTCTAGCCTTTTGAAGTTTTTTCTTATGCAAATTGTTTGATTTTGTAGAGTAAATCTATTTTTTCAGGTTGTTCTTCAACGATGATTCTGTCGAGTCCGACGTTGCAAATTGTCACACTGATCTATTTATTCAGTAAGAAATATGTTTTTTTTTCGACGGGGTAACCGAAACAACTTGTATTACACATCCTCTATTTCGAAGCTTCTCATAATATATCAATGCGATGGCACTCGATTCCTACCTTACTCGTATTCACGTGTTTCCTGAAATACTAGAATCAAAATAGGCCCTACCACCATTCATTCTTCAAGGCATCACAGAAATTTAACCATTACAAAATGTTACACAATTTTTGAAACTACTTATCATTGATAATTATCACAATTTACATAATGATTACTTGATTAGCACAAATGCTTTTTATGCATTGCGACTCAAATGGTAAGGATGTTTGATTCAAAACTTGTAAGAATCGACTATTCATTAGGAACAGCATAGTACGTACAATAGAAACACATTTTCTTTGCCCAACCTTTGCATTGGTGCCACGTTTTAGTATGCTTTGTTCACTCTTTTCAGTCTGTATATAGTTCACACTAAGATATTCAAAACATTTCATATTTTCGAATTGGTGGGAGTGCCATCTAAAATACTAAACCTACTCTCTATTCCATTATGTATCCATTCCACTACTGTTGCTAGCTGAAACGCCACCCACAAACTCCTGCGCAAAAGAAAAAGGTCACGAGCAGATAATAACTCCTACCCGGTCCCAAGCTAGCAGCATTTCGACAGCTCAAGGACCACTccggtgcttggatccaaggtaGAGGCTAAAGTTTCAAGACTAAAGAGAGACTAGAACTAGTCTTTAGACTAAAAATTTTTTGTCAGAGGAACCCTACTAAAATATGGATTAGCCCTCTCTCTTCATTTAATTCCTCTCTTTAACACAGTCGGTTCCCCTCCTGTTCCCTCGTCTCCCCCCTCCCCTCGAGCGCTCCTCTCCCCCTCCCTGTTCTGTTCGTGCGAGGAAGAAAGCAGCGGGCCTCCGCAAGACGCGTCGGGCCCCCGTAGGACGCGCCGGCGGCcgcctccacctccgctgatCGCCGCTGGCTCGGCCTAccgccgcgcctccgcctccgcctacCCGTTTAAGGTGAGACTGAAGGCCAGGATCCATCCGCCATGGACGGCGCCCGTTCGATTTCTTTAGTTTTGTGCTTGTTTTTCCATTAATCGGATGAGAGTCTTGTCTCAGATCCATCCGCCATGGACGGCGCCCCGTTCGATTTCTTGTCTCAAACGGAATCGTCTGGTGCTGCGGCGGAGGCCTTGGACGGCGAAGGGTGGGGCTTGACGCCGCCTCGTCTCCGGCGTGATAGTTCCGGCGGCCGCGTTCCGAGGGCCGGGAACGTCGCCGCACCGCGCATGGACCTGGGGAACCTTGACCTCAACGCTGACTGCGGCGCCGCCTCGTACCCCGACATGACCATGTACACGCATATCCTTCAACGGGACAGCGGCTCCGGTTAAGGTTTCCCCCACAGAGGGCAAGATCAGATGGCTTGCCGCTGCGAGGTCGTCCACCTCGCCAAGGTCTGTCCGTAGCGAGGGCACCAGGTGCTCGCGGCAAGGCCGTCGTGGTGCCGGCACTaggaaaagagcattaatcccggttgcattacgaaccgtgACTAATATAAGCATatattagtcccggttcgagcagCCAGGGCATCGTACAGGCATTAGTCTCGGTTCagatgggacctttagtcccggttggtgccacgaaccgggactaaagggtgcgatgcctattggtaccggttcgtggcaccaagcggtactaaaggttagacctttagtcccggttcgagccaccaaccgatactaatggggtttgagccattagtaccggttcatggcacgaaccggtactaaaggtcccattttcaaactctacccctggatcgccttttcagttttgtaaaaagcaaaagaaaatgataaaaacttcaaaaattaaaatccttccagatgtagttatgttactacatgtagtagttaggaaaatttaaaaacttaaatttggacatgttttgcaaaaagtgtagggaaaatgtaaaacggctataacttttgcatacgatgtcagaaaaaagtataatatatcaaaatgttcagcacgaaaatccgcatccgattttgaccgcctacggcctgtttgcaaatttttagaatcctcaaattctaaaaggaaaaaaaagttATGGTCAAATTTATGTTTTTTtaaatttttgttaaatctggtcaaactatggtcaaactacttattcaagaagtattagtgttactaaataattatttcagtttttttgaattttggtcaaatctggtcaaactgtggtcaaacaatggtcaaactaattattcaagaaatattagtgttactaaataattatttcagtttttttgaattttggtcaaatctggtcaaactgtggtcaaagtacttattcaagaaatattagtgttactaaataattattgttttttagaacaatagtttcaaactcaaacagtgaaatgtgtgacttcatgctcaagctaaattcctgagggttaataggattgacatcttactattgtcaggaaaacaacaagtgcagacttggaaacgagggagaataaaacccggaagttaagcgtgctcaggctggaatagtgagaggatgggtgactgtccgggaagttagatgattagaggttaaaataattcaaaaatttgaaaatcaaaaaaataaattcaatttttttttaaaaaaacataaaatttcctttagtagcggttggtgttaccaaccgggactaaaggtggacctccaggcagcagccacgtggagggcctttagtcccggttcgtgtaagaaccgggactaaagggggaggctttagtaacgagcctttagtcccggttccagaaccgggactaaaggcccttatgaaccgggactaaaggcccttcgTGGGGGTTCAAATGGTGCGGGCAACAGCAGGCAGCCGCAGGTAGCGCCGATTCCGGTGGATGATGATGACGGCATCGAAGAAGACGAAGATGAAGATGAGAACACGCTGAACCAACATAGGAAGGTATACAATTTTCTTTGAAATTCTGCTCACACCATTTCTTTGAAACAGAGAGATTTAGGCTGTTTACTTATGCATATTTCTTTTAGAGGCCAAAAAGCAAGGCTAATTGGACCGACGAAAATACGTACATTTTGTGTGAGTTAGCTTGTGAGGAGATAGATGATGGCAATTTTACTGCTAAAGTTTGGACCAGTCAGGGTTACAAAAATATGAAGGAGAAATATTATCAAAAGACAAAATTGTGGCATCCAGGGAGGGAAGTGAAGAAAAAAATCCAGAACCTGAAGGGTGTGTACAATGATTGGGTATGGTTGCAGCAACAAACCGGATGCGGCCGCGGCGAACATGGAGAAGTTACGGCAACTACAGCTTGGTGGGAGAGGGAGATCAAGGTACGACAACTAAAGCTTTTTCAATGACAAGTACATGAGCAATGGAGACATATGCTAATGTTGTACAAATACTATTTTGCAGAGTAGACCAAATCTCAAGAAATTTAGAAAGGGTAACCCTGAGTACATTGGACTGTTGCATGAGATGTTTCATGAGGTAGCTGTGGATGGTACTTCTGCTTACGTACCTGGGCCAGAAGATGATACAGAGGCaaacgacgatgatgatgatgaggatggcAGCCCAATGAGTACCAGTACCCGCAAGAGGGGTGCCAGCTCAGTTGATTTTAGGAGTACAGCAAGTAGTCCTTTAAAGAAAATCAAAATGAACATGGAGAATGGCAAAACTGAGGGTCCATTTTTGAGGACCTTGAAGGAGATCACCACCAGAATGGACAAGGAAGCTGAGACATCAAACACTATATTGCAGGCAATTGTCGACCAAGGCAAAGAAAAGGCAAAGAGAAGTGAGGAGCGTAAGGTAGCAGTAGCTACATGTCAGCAACTTGCCATTGAGTGTGGGGCAGCAGAGGAGTCAATTGAGTACTTTGTAGCCTGTGACTTATTCAAGGACAAACACAACAGGTTTGTCTTCCAGAACATGAAGACCCCTCAAGCTAGGCTCATATGGTTGAAGAGATGGTGCAAAGCAAAGAAGATGTATGACGAAGATGAGTCTTAGCTAGGTTGTCATGTATCCAGTGTCTCCTATTGTGTCATGTTTCCTATGATGAGTTAGGCCAATGTGGACCCTTTATGTGTTGAATTGCTATGTGGACCCTTTATGTGTTGAATTGCTATGTGGACCCTTTATGTTTTGAATCGCTATGCGCACCTACTTACTATGTGTTGAACATAGTTCATATGTTGCAAGATGACTCTAGTGATGGTGATACTATTGATGAGTCCagtgaagaggaagaggaagatgaGGACTCTAGTGATGAGGAAGAGGAAGATGCAAGGAGAAATAGAGTGCTAGCACTACTCCAGTTGAGGCGGAAAAGGCTCAACAATATAGGTATGATCGTCCAAATGTTTGGTTCATATTACATTGAGCGTTTCATGGATAAGGGGGAAAGGAGGATTTCAAAAGCTAAAGAGTCCGGCTATGAATGGGTACTAAGAACTCTGGGACACAGAACATACTGCTATAAAATGTTTAGGATGTATCCACCTGTGTTTCATAAACTACATAATTTGCTAGTGGATTCTTATGGGCTGAAGTCTACTAAGAAGATGTCATCAGTTGAGGCTCTAGCTATGTTTTTATGGATGGTGGGAGATGGTCAGTCCATTAGGCAGAGTGAGAATCGTTTTGTAAGGTCCATGGAGACAGTTGTTAGGAAGTTTGACACAGTATTGCATTGTGTGGTTAAGCTTGCGGCTGACATAATTAAGCCACGAGATCCTGAATTCAGAGTTGTGCATGAAAGGTTAAGAAATGCTCAGTGGCATCCATGGTTCAATGACAGCATTGGGGCAATAGATGGGACTCATGTGCAAGTTGTGGTGCCACCTACCAAGATTCCGCAGTACTTAAACAGACATGGCTACTGTAGTCAGAATGTTATGGCTGTATGTGATTTCGACATGAGATTCACTTTCGTTCTTGCTGGGTGGCCTGGATCGGTTCATGATATGAGGCCCTTCAAGGATGCCCTTAGCCGGTTTAGTCACAAGTTTCCTCATCCACCTCCAGGTACCATACTTCACATTCAGTACATGATTGAATTGTGTATACATTGACATTGACTTTGACTGAAATGCATTGCCATCAATAGGAAAATTTTATCTTGTTGACTCGGGCTACCCCAACAAGGCGGATTATCTTGCACCATATAGGGGACAGAAGTACCATTTCCAAGAGTTCCATCAAGGCACCATGCCGAGAGGTAAAAAAGAGCACTTCAACTACACCCATTCTAGACTACGCAATGTCATTGAGCGTTCTTTTGGAGTCTTGAAAAATAAGTGGAGGATCCTTTTTAaaatacaaagttatcctctacacaagcaaacaaaaattATTGTTGCATGTATGGCCTTGCACAATTTTATCCGCGAAAGTCAGTTGGCGGATAAAGAATTCGACAGGTGTGATAGAGATGAGAATTATCAACCTCTCCTTGAGGAAACAAGGAGGAGGCGTCGTAACAGGAGGGATCTAGAAATGGAGCAAGATTCGGTCGACATGAATCAATTGAGAGATAGAATTGCTGATGGTTTGTTCCAGGGCCATTGAGATCAGTGTCATGTTATTTATTTTCTTGTGCATGGACAATACTAATTTCCTTATGTATGGACAATTTTACTTTACTTGTATGGACAATTTTTATCTTGTGTATAGACagattttatttccttgtatGGACTGTATGGACAATATTTTCTTGAGAGCAACAAGGGCGGGAGATAGCAGTAGGGGCGGAAGAGGAGTTGGCGGCAGCAAAACTACCGTGGGGGAGGAGTTGGTGGAAGGGACAGGTAGGATTAGGGAAGAGGGAgcataataaatgct
The Aegilops tauschii subsp. strangulata cultivar AL8/78 chromosome 3, Aet v6.0, whole genome shotgun sequence genome window above contains:
- the LOC109786609 gene encoding putative E3 ubiquitin-protein ligase SINA-like 9, which codes for MAAVEAEEVEAVSLALPKKLFHCAACLAPLKPPVFRCGSEHFVCQACVSGGDGNGGTNKRCGPCGHAVSYTRSRFMDGVVDAYKVPCLYKGHGWAMDGIPYHSAADHKASCKHAPCYCFDCRFVGSPAKLVRHLASPSGAHAWPVEKIRYEVPQPFVVPASSEEDQRRLLVAEDGRVFLLAVGAAREPGGRRPVTVVCVRGNADADADAKPLYTGVLWVDGPPAPPRQPLGCSFRLKATVASCSVPGAVDMDQGWLHAHVSPNMLHGGESGELHLRLCLTKLA
- the LOC141042665 gene encoding uncharacterized protein, producing the protein GSNGAGNSRQPQVAPIPVDDDDGIEEDEDEDENTLNQHRKQQTGCGRGEHGEVTATTAWWEREIKSRPNLKKFRKGNPEYIGLLHEMFHEVAVDGTSAYVPGPEDDTEANDDDDDEDGSPMSTSTRKRGASSVDFRSTASSPLKKIKMNMENGKTEGPFLRTLKEITTRMDKEAETSNTILQAIVDQGKEKAKRSEERKVAVATCQQLAIECGAAEESIEYFVACDLFKDKHNRFVFQNMKTPQARLIWLKRWCKAKKMYDEDES
- the LOC109786610 gene encoding protein ALP1-like; translation: MFRMYPPVFHKLHNLLVDSYGLKSTKKMSSVEALAMFLWMVGDGQSIRQSENRFVRSMETVVRKFDTVLHCVVKLAADIIKPRDPEFRVVHERLRNAQWHPWFNDSIGAIDGTHVQVVVPPTKIPQYLNRHGYCSQNVMAVCDFDMRFTFVLAGWPGSVHDMRPFKDALSRFSHKFPHPPPGKFYLVDSGYPNKADYLAPYRGQKYHFQEFHQGTMPRGKKEHFNYTHSRLRNVIERSFGVLKNKWRILFKIQSYPLHKQTKIIVACMALHNFIRESQLADKEFDRCDRDENYQPLLEETRRRRRNRRDLEMEQDSVDMNQLRDRIADGLFQGH